One window of Solwaraspora sp. WMMA2056 genomic DNA carries:
- a CDS encoding LysR family transcriptional regulator: MYDPTHLRSFLAVAQSLSFTRAAGRLDVGQSTVSAHVRRLEEAVGRPLLLRDTHTVELTVDGEAMIGFAREILDAHDRAQRHFGASTVRGKLRLGVSEDLISTYLPAVLQTLRRRNPLVDVELTVALSGTLHQLLDARSLDLVFAKRLTGQTRGSVIWRDRLIWLGTAEPGGQPAGRRRPGDPVPLVVYPPPSISRAQALAALSAAGQPWQVACTSGSLGGLVAATRAGLGLLPHSARLVPAGLTPVAATELPPLGEVAFILLSRPDTDPAVRDAVSSAIAAVGPPSEALG, from the coding sequence GTGTACGACCCCACTCACCTGCGCAGCTTCCTGGCGGTCGCCCAGTCGCTCAGCTTCACCCGCGCCGCCGGTCGCCTCGACGTCGGCCAGTCGACGGTCAGCGCCCACGTTCGCCGGCTGGAGGAGGCCGTCGGTCGGCCGTTGCTGCTGCGCGACACCCACACCGTCGAGCTGACCGTCGACGGCGAGGCCATGATCGGGTTCGCCCGCGAGATCCTCGACGCCCACGACCGGGCCCAGCGCCACTTCGGCGCCAGCACGGTACGCGGCAAACTGCGCCTCGGCGTCTCCGAGGACCTGATCTCCACCTACCTGCCGGCGGTGCTGCAGACGTTGCGGCGGCGCAACCCGCTGGTCGACGTCGAGTTGACGGTCGCGCTGAGCGGGACCCTGCACCAACTGCTCGACGCCCGCAGCCTCGACCTGGTCTTCGCCAAACGGTTGACCGGCCAGACCCGGGGCAGCGTGATCTGGCGGGACCGGCTGATCTGGCTCGGCACGGCCGAGCCCGGCGGGCAGCCGGCGGGGCGGCGGCGGCCGGGCGACCCCGTACCCCTGGTGGTCTACCCGCCGCCGAGCATCTCCCGGGCGCAGGCCCTCGCCGCGCTGTCCGCCGCCGGCCAGCCCTGGCAGGTCGCCTGCACCAGCGGCAGCCTCGGCGGCCTGGTGGCGGCCACCCGCGCCGGGCTCGGACTGCTGCCGCACTCGGCCCGGCTGGTGCCCGCCGGGCTGACCCCGGTGGCGGCGACGGAGCTGCCGCCGCTGGGCGAGGTGGCGTTCATCCTGCTGTCCCGGCCGGACACCGACCCGGCGGTCCGCGACGCGGTGAGCAGCGCGATCGCGGCGGTCGGGCCGCCCTCGGAGGCCCTCGGGTGA
- a CDS encoding glycosyltransferase family 2 protein, giving the protein MRIGPRIATVVVNYRNDDDTVRCLTSLQASEHADQRIIVVDNTEPEHSDVVLADLLDPAVEVITVGDNVGFAAGCNIGIQAALRSGVDFVWLVNPDAVVGQETLGRLLATAADEPDAGIVGCRILDDGHPARILFNGGVITGKGSTFHANAGEFDPAVPDSTVRDVDYVTGACFLVRRDTLHQVGPLSEDYFLYYEETDYCLRAQRAGWRTVLAPRARTWHYKRSAGKPPPPHYVYYMCRNRVHFSRRFFAAAIAEIEAELAPFISGWRKQVATHAPALVDAYEKIIEIALADGREGRLGRRDDISDLVPS; this is encoded by the coding sequence GTGCGGATCGGGCCCCGGATAGCGACCGTCGTCGTCAACTACCGCAACGACGACGACACGGTCCGGTGCCTCACGTCGTTGCAGGCCAGCGAGCACGCCGATCAGCGGATCATCGTGGTCGACAACACCGAGCCGGAGCATTCCGACGTGGTCCTCGCCGACCTGCTGGACCCCGCCGTCGAGGTGATCACCGTCGGCGACAACGTCGGCTTCGCCGCAGGCTGCAACATCGGCATCCAGGCGGCACTGCGCTCCGGCGTCGACTTCGTCTGGCTGGTCAACCCGGACGCGGTGGTCGGTCAGGAGACGCTGGGCCGGCTGCTGGCCACGGCAGCGGACGAGCCGGACGCCGGCATCGTCGGCTGCCGCATCCTCGACGACGGGCATCCGGCCCGGATCCTGTTCAACGGCGGGGTCATCACCGGCAAAGGGTCCACGTTCCACGCCAACGCCGGCGAGTTCGACCCGGCCGTCCCCGACAGCACGGTCCGGGACGTCGACTACGTGACCGGCGCGTGCTTCCTGGTCCGGCGGGACACTCTGCACCAGGTCGGCCCGCTGTCCGAGGACTACTTCCTGTACTACGAGGAGACCGACTACTGTCTGCGGGCCCAACGGGCCGGATGGCGTACCGTCCTCGCGCCCCGGGCCCGGACCTGGCACTACAAGCGGTCGGCCGGGAAACCCCCGCCGCCGCACTACGTCTACTACATGTGCCGCAACCGGGTGCACTTCAGCCGACGCTTCTTCGCCGCCGCGATCGCGGAGATCGAGGCCGAGTTGGCGCCGTTCATCTCGGGCTGGCGCAAGCAGGTCGCCACCCACGCGCCCGCGCTCGTCGACGCGTACGAGAAGATCATTGAGATCGCGCTCGCCGACGGCCGGGAGGGTCGCCTCGGCCGGCGTGACGACATCAGCGACCTCGTGCCCAGCTAG